The genomic stretch TTATTTCATTTACAGAGATCCCAAATTCCCAAAGCAAATCCAGTACCATGCTGTGTATCTTACGGAAGCCAGCGCAAAGATTATCATTACATAGATCTGACAGAAAAATCAAGATAGACTAGTCCACCGGTTATACATTATTGCTGATGCGTATCCAATCTCCATCATATGATATTGTGAATTTAATTTAGCAGCATCCTGCTGTTGTGCGCGAGCAACCTTTCCCCGTCCGTACCTGCAAACTGGCGCTCGGAAGTCCCCCTCGCGCCGAACTTGGTCACCAGCTTCCCGTTGGACTGGAATATGAAGACGCAGCAGGCCTTGTTGTCCACGGTGATGATGTGGCCGTTCTTGTCCACGGCCACGCCCTTCGGCCCCATCAGGCGCCCGGCGCCGATTTTGTTCTGAGGCGGGAAAGACGATTCGCCCTTTGTCGCGTGGCTCTGCTTTCTTTTTATGTGgcacggagtgtagcacagtgggtaaaggaactgggcttgtaaccgaaaagtcgcaggttcgattcccgggtaaggacactgccgttgtacccttgagcaaggtacttaacttgcattgcttcagcatatatccagctgtataaatggatacgatgtaaaatgctatgtaaaagctgtgtaagtcgctctggataagagcgtctgctaaatgcctgtaatgtaatgtctgttttattatttttatttaatatttatttatttaacttatttattttactcattttatgCCTCTGTGAACTTGTtcttgaaaggtgctatataagtAAAGTTTACTACTTACTACTTGCTAATCTAACTTTGATTGGCAGCGTGCTCGAGGACTGCAGGCGATTGGTTATTCCTCAAGGATTATTTGAATGACTGACAGTTATGAGCAAGCTCACCTTGAACTTGCCGTCTGAAGTGAAGATGCTGACCCATCTGTTGTCGTAGTCGGCCACGATGATGTCACCGTTCATATCCACGGTGACGCCTGTGGGGCGCTGGAGCTGGCCAGGCGAACGACCTCTGACCCCAAACCTAAGTTTGAATAGTCCATCATTGGAGAAGACCTGTGTTGGATGACAGTTtagaaaattattaaaataataaacactcATTGGTGTTAATTGGCCATTCATTACCACAGTAACCGAGGCGCACCTGCAAATCGTAAGGCTCTTACCTGGATACATTGATTGTTACTGTCTGCCACCACGATCCTGCCATTGCTGGAGGCAGAAATACCCTGCAGATTGGTGAactcccccctctcccgcccacGTGAGCCTGTGAGAATGAAGAAAGGACACAGGGGTATTATGACATCATTGCAGGGGCATTATGACATCGCTGCAGTGGCTCCAGGAGAGGTGGGGCCTGCTTGTGTATACGACGGACTGACtaaaccagtggtctccaaccctggtcctggagagctacggggtctcctggtttttgttttcaccttaaaatcggcacccaattgagacccaagacaccaggtgagttgagttaactgtgtaatcaactgctctaactgattcatgaagtgcagagccACTATGAAAACccgcagaccctgtagctctccaggaccagggttggagaccgcTGGACCGAACGCACCGACTCTGTAGATGAGCTCGTCCTCGATGGGGTTCTCCTTCTTCTTGCTGGTGCTGTACATGCTGGAGGGGCGCCTGACGGCCTTCTGCCGGACgtggcccccgcccccgctgggCGACTTCACCCTGCGCTTGACGTCGTCGGGGGACTGGGGCACGTCGGAGGGCTTGACGGCCCGCAGGCGGAAGGGGCTGCCCCGCACGGGCTGCCCGTAGAGCAGCAGGGCGAAGGAGAACTCGCCCTCGGAGCGCAGCGTGTACCCCACCTCGTACGTCCCGTTCTTGTTGTCCGTCACCTCGGCGTCGGCCCGCGCCCCGTCGGGGCCCGAGATCTCGGCGCGGAGCGCGGCGTTGCCCGTCCGCACCAGCTCGCCGCCCTTGTCCTTGGTGGTGACGGTGACGGACGTGTGCTGGCCCACCAGGGCGTGCCGGAGCCCCTCGCCCGTGGCCACGCTGGTGTGGCCCACGGCGCCCGTGGTCAGCAGGACGCCCAGGTTCTGGATGGAGCGGCGCAGGCCCTCCGTCTCCACCAGGCAGTCCAGGTGGCCGTTCTCGTGCGGCTGCTCGGGGAAGTCGTGGCGGGCCAGGGCGCTGACCCGCTCGCTCATCTGCTTCTGCACCAGCAGCACCTCGGTGGCGCTGCCGTGGTCCAGGGCCTGCTCCGTGAAGCTGCAGCTGCTCTGGATGTGCTCCTTCCCCTGGAGCAGGGAGGCCAGCTGGGCCTGCAGCACCTGGGAACCACACGTTAACAGAGCAGTGATTCACAGATTCATATTAGATTTAATCCATGTATACTAAAGCAGTTAATAACATAACACAGCGTAGGAAAATTAGGGAGGACGGAAAGGGAAAAGCCATTAAAGAAATCATAAGGCTTTATTTTCTAATGTATATtctaattgtatttttgcaaTGCAAAGGCACAAAGGCAACTACGAGGTGTGGTCAGCGCTCTCATTGCGTTGACCAATAGAATCGATTCTGAACATTCGTTACAACTATGGGGCGTGGTTTGCAAATTATAGGCGTTTTCTCCCCGATTGCATTACAccatttttcccccaaaatgacACAATTCATACCGGGAGCACCTTAAACTACGGGCGGCCATTTTTACAGCCTCTCCATATTCATGAGGGcggaggggcgacatagctcaggaagtaagagcggttgtctggcagtcggagggttgccagttcgagcCCCatcctgggcgtgttgaagtgtccctgagcaagacacctaacccctaaatgctctggtgaatgagaggtatcaattgtaaagcgttttggataaaagcgctatgtaaatgcagtccatttaccatgtcatTTTATTAGAAAACAAAACCCAGGGGAAGAGTCTTTTCAGACCTACAGCACCAAAAATGGACACACCTGCACTGTAATGGCCTTTCATTTTGCGCATACTTAGAGCTGagcaacttagttttcccaAGGTTCCATTTGAAATAGCAGTAAATGCTATCGtttaaacaaaatggcttcaattagAAAAGGCTATTTCTTCAATAATCATTGTCCACTGCTACTCACTTTCAAAAAGCAAACAGCCTGAAAGACCTTGAGGTGCAGAGACTAAACAGGGCGGAGTTTCTTAAACTATGGGTTGAGGCCCAAAATGGGTTGTGGAAGTGTATGCGGTGGGTCCTGGAACGAGTCTGTTGTCCACTAGCCTGTGCTGGCATCTGCATTGGAAGGATCCCTGAAAGGTACTAAATTTCTAATTTAGGTTCCAGCATTAAAAAGTTTAAGAACCAGTGCCCTCCTACACATGTATCCCTGTGatgggaaaggaggaggggggtggggggggggggggggggggcggaggcggaACCTTCTGCTTGGCGTTGCAGATGCTCTCCAGGTCGGTGATGAGCGCACTCTTGCGCAGATTCAGCGCCCGCTCCAGCTCCTCGAAGGTGCAGTTGATCTCGCTCACCGCCTCGTTCTTGCGCTCCGTCAGCTGCTTGGAGATCTCGCTCACCAGCTCGATGGCCGCCGTCAGCTGGGGGAGtctgggaaagggggggggggggggggggggtatggggggtgaGAGACAAGGGTCAGGGTCAGTCCACATGGGGGGAACACACTGCA from Anguilla anguilla isolate fAngAng1 chromosome 12, fAngAng1.pri, whole genome shotgun sequence encodes the following:
- the LOC118210052 gene encoding tripartite motif-containing protein 3-like isoform X1 — its product is MSLTMAKHETSNSSPVVRQIDKQFLVCSICLDHYHNPKVLPCLHTFCERCLQNYIPPQSLTLSCPVCRQTSILPEKGVAALQNNFFITNLMEVLQRGPECARPEACSVLESVSAAVAGTPLCCPNHEGKVMEFYCESCETAMCLECTEGEHREHVTVPLRDVLEQHKAALKNQLDAIRGRLPQLTAAIELVSEISKQLTERKNEAVSEINCTFEELERALNLRKSALITDLESICNAKQKVLQAQLASLLQGKEHIQSSCSFTEQALDHGSATEVLLVQKQMSERVSALARHDFPEQPHENGHLDCLVETEGLRRSIQNLGVLLTTGAVGHTSVATGEGLRHALVGQHTSVTVTTKDKGGELVRTGNAALRAEISGPDGARADAEVTDNKNGTYEVGYTLRSEGEFSFALLLYGQPVRGSPFRLRAVKPSDVPQSPDDVKRRVKSPSGGGGHVRQKAVRRPSSMYSTSKKKENPIEDELIYRVGSRGRERGEFTNLQGISASSNGRIVVADSNNQCIQVFSNDGLFKLRFGVRGRSPGQLQRPTGVTVDMNGDIIVADYDNRWVSIFTSDGKFKNKIGAGRLMGPKGVAVDKNGHIITVDNKACCVFIFQSNGKLVTKFGARGTSERQFAEKSGANIALEQKLSKSGPAFSPHFVAVNNKNEIVVTDFHNHSVKVYSADGEFLFKFGSHGEGNGQFNAPTGVAVDANGNIIIADWGNSRIQVFDSSGSFLSYINTTADPLYGPQGLALTSDGHVAVADSGNHCFKVYRYLQ
- the LOC118210052 gene encoding tripartite motif-containing protein 3-like isoform X2, with amino-acid sequence MSLTMAKHETSNSSPVVRQIDKQFLVCSICLDHYHNPKVLPCLHTFCERCLQNYIPPQSLTLSCPVCRQTSILPEKGVAALQNNFFITNLMEVLQRGPECARPEACSVLESVSAAVAGTPLCCPNHEGKVMEFYCESCETAMCLECTEGEHREHVTVPLRDVLEQHKAALKNQLDAIRGRLPQLTAAIELVSEISKQLTERKNEAVSEINCTFEELERALNLRKSALITDLESICNAKQKVLQAQLASLLQGKEHIQSSCSFTEQALDHGSATEVLLVQKQMSERVSALARHDFPEQPHENGHLDCLVETEGLRRSIQNLGVLLTTGAVGHTSVATGEGLRHALVGQHTSVTVTTKDKGGELVRTGNAALRAEISGPDGARADAEVTDNKNGTYEVGYTLRSEGEFSFALLLYGQPVRGSPFRLRAVKPSDVPQSPDDVKRRVKSPSGGGGHVRQKAVRRPSSMYSTSKKKENPIEDELIYRVGSRGRERGEFTNLQGISASSNGRIVVADSNNQCIQVFSNDGLFKLRFGVRGRSPGQLQRPTGVTVDMNGDIIVADYDNRWVSIFTSDGKFKNKIGAGRLMGPKGVAVDKNGHIITVDNKACCVFIFQSNGKLVTKFGARGTSERQFAGPHFVAVNNKNEIVVTDFHNHSVKVYSADGEFLFKFGSHGEGNGQFNAPTGVAVDANGNIIIADWGNSRIQVFDSSGSFLSYINTTADPLYGPQGLALTSDGHVAVADSGNHCFKVYRYLQ